The following are from one region of the Klebsiella aerogenes genome:
- a CDS encoding DUF413 domain-containing protein produces the protein MAESFTTTNRFFDNKNYPRGFSRHGDFTIKEAQLLERHGYAFNELELGKREPVTEDEKQFVAVCHGEREPVTEAERVWIKYMARIKRPKRFHTLSGGKPQVEGAEDYTESDD, from the coding sequence ATGGCGGAAAGCTTTACGACGACTAATCGTTTTTTCGACAATAAAAATTATCCGCGCGGGTTCTCCCGTCACGGTGATTTCACCATCAAAGAGGCGCAACTGCTTGAACGTCATGGTTACGCCTTTAATGAGCTGGAACTGGGTAAACGCGAGCCTGTTACTGAAGATGAAAAACAGTTCGTAGCGGTATGCCACGGCGAACGTGAGCCAGTAACGGAAGCAGAACGCGTCTGGATTAAGTATATGGCGCGTATCAAGCGTCCAAAGCGTTTCCACACTCTGTCTGGTGGCAAGCCGCAGGTTGAAGGCGCCGAAGACTATACTGAAAGTGACGATTAA